A region of the Oncorhynchus clarkii lewisi isolate Uvic-CL-2024 chromosome 4, UVic_Ocla_1.0, whole genome shotgun sequence genome:
GGCCGTTGTTTATCCTTTACTACTGATATCCTTATCTCCAACAATCACTTTACTGAGCTTGTGTGTCTGGGAAGATATGAGTAAAAAGCTCATTAAAGTACATAATAATCACTCTTCTGCATTGAAGGCAGAATGTAGAGGTGAACAGTACGAGGACGGAGATTATGTTTGGAATACATCCTAGTCAGACCcctttttaaaataaatatccCGTAGAAATAAGCTTGCTTTTGTTGCACCATGATAGAATACCAACTGTCTGGATGAAGTCAGCAAAACAGACATTTGATTCGACAGTATGAATAACCTGTAGAGGTATaaagtcacaaaaacacattgCATACAAAATGATATCTGAGGTGACTTGGGGGACTATGGGGCCTGCAAGCAGCACTATGATGTCATGTTAGAGGAGTGTGACGACGTGACGCTCTGACGTACAACAGTAAATCCACCAGACAGAGTGATGCCTGGTGTGCCTTACACATCACTGGGTCTCTCAGTCTTTGGCTCACCTGGGCTACATATGGAGACTCACCGCCTAATGCAAAGTTCTGGTTAAACATTGTCCCAAAGTTTGCGTTCAACCTTCTGTTGTTTTTACACTAAAGGCCCCGCAACTGTTGGGAGGCATTATTGACTTTGTAATTAAACTGTGTTAACGTTGGGAATTTTGTAATCATTACATTTCAAGCCATCTGTTCCTGTCCATGGGCTGAAATGGATTTTCCCCCTGAGTAGCTAAAGGATAAGGCTGATAGGTGGGTAATGTTATCATTCATTTTGCTTTGTTTATTCATGTTGTGGAAACAAATGCTGAATAGTCTACATTAATCCATAGCCTGCGAGTGTACGTATCAACTCCATACATTTAAATAAAGTCTATCGCTTTGAAATGATGTCATTTCGCCACACAAATGCCCTGGTCAATCTAATGTTACTGATTATGGTTTTATTAGCTTCCATCTGCTCCAAGACTAACAAAGCTGAATTTGGACAACCTGCGGGTGAATAAAACAATCTCTGTTTCTCTAAAGGGTCACTATGTATAAACAGCTTGATCCTGCTGTGGGTCATACATGTCTATTGGTTCTAGTTTCTGGTCAACACCTTTATCCAACCATATCTCCCTCCATTGTACAATGGTGAAATCACATAATCACATAATCACAGATAAAGCTCAACTTTGATCCGCTGCTTTCTACAATTGTGTTTCCGGACTGTAATCTTTCTTTCCTCGCCTGGTGTGGGCCCAGTTTACCAATTAAAAGGACTGTTTATTCAGAGTTTTGACACTGGGGGCTTTGAATTGTGAGATAAGAGAGACTGTTCTGTTGGATGTATTGACGACCAGCCAAACTGCCTGAAGGAGCACATGAAAGCGACCTCACAAAgtgtctctttctgcctctctctcgacATGTTGATGTGTTAGTTAAACAATAAGTTCATGTTATTCAAtacatttgaattgaaaacaacAATCATTTCTAAGTTCCTACCTCTCATTCGGCCATATACAGATAAGTACAAGTTTACATTTCAGACATTAATATTACACCGTAATAGGCTATAAAGGCAACTCAAAtaaataacatgttttttttattttttacttgtcaTAATCAATCAAACCTGTCTTGCAGGTTTGACTGATTATGCCTCCAACAATTTCAAATTTGACATTACTCGCTTTATTCTACAGGTATTTATTTACATGTTAACTTACAAAGTCTCCTCTGGCCACATTAAGATGAACAGGAACAGATTGAATTATATTAAAATGGTTGAATTGCAAATTATTAATTAATTCAGTTCAATAAAATATTTCACTGAACATTGAACAGCTGAGGCCTTCATCaatttacaaaatatatattgGCTACACAGTGTGGggggagtagtgaactatatgTAGTTCAACTAGAAATgtaactacattttgcagtagcttggtggtagttgaactaaattctAATCGTGGTGTTTTTCATAGTTCATATGGGTGAGGTAGGCCATCATATGGGTGAAGTAGGCCATCATATGGGTGAGGTAGGCCATCATATGGGTGAAGTAGGCCATCATATGGGTGAGGTAGGCCATCATATGGGTGAAGTAGGCCATCATATGGGTGAAGTAGGCCATCATATGGGTGAAGTAAGCCATCATATGGGTGAAGTAGGCCATCATATGGGTGAGGTAGGCCATCATATGGGTGAAGTAGGCCATCATATGGGTGAGGTAGGCCATCATATGGGTGAAGTAGGCCATCATATGGGTGAAGTAGGCCATCATATGGGTGAAGTAGGCCATCATATGGGTGAAGTAGGCCATCATATGGGTGAAGTTTTTTGCCATCAGACCTtcctaattctcacttgaaacagtttttgtgtttaataggctaaaATAAACATTATCTTAAAATCTTACTACAGAGTGATATGTCAAGCAATTTATAGTCTATGATATTTCAGAATTAGATATAACTATTGATCACAAAGTAGTctggatgtagtgaactactttttgaAAGTAACAttttcttaagggtagctttagtgtatCTTCACTTCTTCCAGTATGAAGTAATTGGTAACTTGGTAAACTACATTTTCAGAGTAGTTTCCCCAACGCTAAGGCTACACAAGAGAGATACACTGAGCATATTTCTGTCTGTGATCTGCGTCACTGTTTACAGTGACTGAGTGGTGTGGGAGGAGCTTGAGGAGTGTTGGTGGTGGAAGGGACAGTCACGGCTCACGTTCCTCCTCCACTAGACCCCATGAACACAGTGTTGATGGGGGGCAGCGATGACATCATGTCCCGTACCTCAGATGGTGCCCGGTGAGGAAGCAGTGCATCCTGGGAGTGGAACTGGGCAGGACCTCCGTACATGCAGGGTGCAGAGACCGAGGAGGGGAGGGTAGGAGCTACAGCAGAGAGAAAACAAGTAAACGAAAtagtatctttaaaaaaaaaaaacattttctgtcATTTACTACAATCATTCTTGTCTTGCATTCATTGTTTCATCCATTGCTACAGATTGAACATTGGAGTTCCCTATCAATCCATAATTTGTCACTGACCTCCAGGTGTGTGGGAGCCCAGTGAGTCAGACTCGGTGTAGTATGGCCCAGCCGTCTTCCTGCCCGTGTCATCCAGGATGTTGAGGGGGTCGTGTACTTCACCGTACACTGGGACTGAGCGGATACTGCTCACACTGCTGATAACTGACACATGCTGGTCTATCATGGAACCCAGCCTCTGGCTATCCAGGTAGTTACTGTTTCCGTAGTACCCTGAAAAACAGAGAGGTTCCTCTATGAGTAGAATACACATTTATGGTTcaacttgtttttttatttacaataatTCTTATTGTTAGGGCCCTTAATTATTTCTGACCAGGTGACGTGACCATGTGATCTAACCTTGATGAACTGACTAGTGAGGCCACGAAGTCTAGAAAAACTCAGGGCCCATTTTCTGATAATTCAATGGAGAAGACGTAGGTGTAGTCATTCATACCATTGTGTCCTGTTGCTGAGTAGGCAGACTCCTGACAGCCACTACTGTTTAACCCACTCCCATCAAAGTTGTATCCTACAGAGTCCAGTAGCTCAACCCCCTGAGTCTCCATCCCAGGATCAGGGACTGTGCTGTAATTGGAGGTGTGTCTGGAGCTGTAGGGGGACACTGCACAGCTGCTGTTGAAGTAGTCTTTGGCCAGGTGCTGTTCACTGAAGGACGGGTAGTGGCTGCTGTCAGAGCGGGTGAGGTAGGCAGTGGCCTGGGCGTGTGTCTGGGGCCTGAACACAGCCTGGTAGTTGGAGGTGGTGGGGTAGTAGCTGGGGCTGCTGGGAGGGAGGCTCTGGTACATGGTATCTGGGAAGGCTTGGCAGGAGATGTGGGGCTGGATGGTGGTGCAGGCGCTCTGGGGTCTGATGGCCATGGTGCCCTGGTTGATGACACTGCCCCTGTTCACCATGGCTGGGGAGATGGGAGGGGTCATCAGAGGGCCACTGTTCTGGGAAAAGTCCATTTGTCCTGGGGGCACAGAGGAAAGATTTTAGACAACACAATAGGTAGGATCCTTTACTACAAATGAGCAGTTGTCACACAAGTTTACATTTTATGTTAAACCAATGAAAGTATGAACAAAGCTAACATACAACGGGGATAAATTAAATTCAGAAACAAGTGACAAAATGAGTCATGTCACCCTTAAAAACATATTTGCACCTGATAGGCAGAATCCATCGGTTTCAGAGCCCTGGTAGATGGCCATGTTTGCTCCCGGAGCCTgctgatgattggctgacaggGTCATGTATGCGTGTTCTGAGAGGGACTCGTTCTTCACAGACAGATCACTGGACACCGCACTGGGCTTGTTACGGTTGGCCAGGAAACAGGAGCTGGGGGAGGCAGTGAATGCCGCCTTGCTGGCATCTGAAAATAATCATAACAACGCACCTCAATGATCCTACTTCCTCCATTATTTCTCTGTACTGCTCCATAAAAACTGATAGTATTAATATGAAACGCAATAACAACTTACTAATGAAAAAGAACAATCAGAGTTATACATATAATTAGATAGTCTATGTATGTTATGTAATTGCTTACCTGCATTTCCCATGTACTTATCTAGGAGATTCTGAAGGTCTTgttctttgttgttgttgaattgtGTCTCAATAGCCAGTAGGATATACTCATCCAGCAGCATGCGGATGAGATGGAACGAACCTGGGATAATAAAAAACACATCTCTTACTGTCCTAGTTCCCCACCAGAAATCTAATCTGGTTTTGATGTCACTATCATGACTTGATACTCAGCCAATCGCTAACAGCCTTCACCTTACAAACTGTGACAAGGCTCCAAAGGctattctgtgcacaaatttgcaGGTGCTGAGGGTTTGACCTGACCAGCTCCAGAGATCTGCTTTCCCGTAGGCTTTCATCTCACCAGGCATGCTGTTTGACTTGTAGGGTCATGTGATTCTCCCCCAGTCTGTTTGACTTGTGTTTGGTGATAGAGCCGCCAAATGGGGGTGAGGAAGGTGCATGGGAGAGGTCTGTCTTCAAACACAGTGCACGCAACCGATTGATAATGCTTTCTTTACTTGGGGCCAGGCCATTATAATTTATGGCTCATTGTAGCATTCTGTTCAGAGCCGGCCGAAAAGATACATGTGTTTGCGTCTGACGTAGTGACGGACCGTGTATCATTTAGACTCAGTAGTAATGGGAgagtctgaatttaaaatacaaatagagaagTTTGACAGCATTTCCTACATGTTGTAGTTGTTACATGGATATACAGGTTACCAGGGGAACTGTTAGAGGGACGTAGTAATTTCTTACCAAAACTGGTGGCGTTGTTCAATGTGAGGTTGTGCATAACACGTGCTCCAAAGAAACTCCACTTGAGGAGGAAGTCCTGAGCTCGCTTCTTTATGAACCGTCCGTTCTGCTTCCCAGGCTGGAGAGAAAGGAACAAACAGATTGGATGTCAACATCCAATCTGACAACCCCAATCTTAGATCTGAATTGGGGACAACGTACCTTAATGACCTTCTGCTCCACAACAGTGTCCAGCCACTCGATAAAGGATTCTACTGTGGCATTTTTCTTCAGTAGGTCTTTCAGCTCTTGGAACACTGTTATTGAGTCATCTAGCAAACATGATGAGAAAGCAAATTAACATTGTTTACAGGAATGAACCTGGCAGGGTTTTCCATGTACAATGCAAATGTTCTACTCACATTCAGAGTAGAGGTCAGAGTCTTGGTCTCCACTTGAGATGGTGAGAAGGGCTTGTGACCCTATGCTGTTCAAATCCACTTTATCTATATCCACCACCATTGAGTTCACCACATTCTGGTCAAAAAGAGCTGGTCTTGCAATCTGTTGTAAGAAAAGAAAATGACCAAAATAACCAAAATCAATCTGTTTCGTCGAAGTTCAGCGGTATAGTGTGCttaaaatgtaaaggtaatttcaaattgagccgacatatgcagcgtttaccgtaaTTGCAGTCTCCGCAAGCGCGGAAACATTGcaacattgcctttacatttctatcatgCCATAACGCCGACATTCAGTGCTACAGACTGAATCAAGCCCTAGGACGTCCAGTTTATATATACAATTTCAATTTCTTAAGAGTCATAATAAGATATGCGATATAGATACATTTGAGACACTTTTAAATGTCTTTGTAAAGTTAACACAATGATATTTATATTCCTCCCGTGCTGTAATACAGTGCTTTACCTGGGCAAGGTGTAAGAAGGAGGTCTGACGTTTTAGAGAGGACACAAATCTGCGTGCGATCTGGAGCTTCTTCTCTGAGAGGCATTCTGGGAGGTTTTCCAGAGAAGACACCATCCAGTGTTCCCAGTGCTTGGCAAAGTTACGGATGTCTGCCAGGAGACTGCAAACAGGACAATCTttatacacaacaatacatcacCCGGAGAGACGGCAGCATCTTATTTCCGTTAATTTCATACACCATAAACCTTACAGCAAATCTGGTGTTTAGATGAGCAAAATACGAATGATGAAAGATGAAAATACTCTACCTTTCAGGCATCTCCTGCATCGTAGCAGGGATCAGGACATCTGTCAGAACCTGAAAAACACCAAATGGATAG
Encoded here:
- the LOC139408031 gene encoding DNA-binding protein RFX6, yielding MPMKRNTGSPIQDGQFLHVHSPSTNNFCSASEELTLSNEKLRSAFHGHSISKFDEEGDLGIKSEADDSNETPSSEEDQDLLEYSKDLAFNQTTPRKSITQIIKDKKKQTHLTLQWLDENYTVCEGVCLPRCILYAHYLDFCRKEKLDPACAATFGKTIRQKFPLLTTRRLGTRGHSKYHYYGIGIKESSAYYNLVYSGKGLTRFSGSKLNNEGGFTRKYSLSSKTGTLLPEFPSPQHLVLQSSISKEKVDTLIVMYKTHCQCILDNAINVNFEEIQNFLMHFWQGMPDHLLPLLENTIIVDIFCVCDSILYKVLTDVLIPATMQEMPESLLADIRNFAKHWEHWMVSSLENLPECLSEKKLQIARRFVSSLKRQTSFLHLAQIARPALFDQNVVNSMVVDIDKVDLNSIGSQALLTISSGDQDSDLYSEYDSITVFQELKDLLKKNATVESFIEWLDTVVEQKVIKPGKQNGRFIKKRAQDFLLKWSFFGARVMHNLTLNNATSFGSFHLIRMLLDEYILLAIETQFNNNKEQDLQNLLDKYMGNADASKAAFTASPSSCFLANRNKPSAVSSDLSVKNESLSEHAYMTLSANHQQAPGANMAIYQGSETDGFCLSGQMDFSQNSGPLMTPPISPAMVNRGSVINQGTMAIRPQSACTTIQPHISCQAFPDTMYQSLPPSSPSYYPTTSNYQAVFRPQTHAQATAYLTRSDSSHYPSFSEQHLAKDYFNSSCAVSPYSSRHTSNYSTVPDPGMETQGVELLDSVGYNFDGSGLNSSGCQESAYSATGHNGYYGNSNYLDSQRLGSMIDQHVSVISSVSSIRSVPVYGEVHDPLNILDDTGRKTAGPYYTESDSLGSHTPGAPTLPSSVSAPCMYGGPAQFHSQDALLPHRAPSEVRDMMSSLPPINTVFMGSSGGGT